A section of the Phaseolus vulgaris cultivar G19833 chromosome 8, P. vulgaris v2.0, whole genome shotgun sequence genome encodes:
- the LOC137825860 gene encoding heavy metal-associated isoprenylated plant protein 47-like translates to MKKIVIKVNVASDKCRREALQIAAKCSGVQSIAFDGECNDQVVVTGDEVDAVSLTNQIRKKFRYAKLISLKNVEEEEGGDEGGQEEEQEEETMSDEIYPPSYPICSILPSSIYHQVVYDPYPNTCSIL, encoded by the exons ATGAAG AAAATAGTTATAAAGGTGAACGTGGCGAGTGACAAATGCAGAAGGGAGGCCCTGCAAATTGCTGCTAAATGTTCAG GTGTGCAATCGATAGCATTTGATGGAGAATGCAATGATCAAGTTGTGGTAACTGGAGATGAAGTGGATGCTGTTTCCTTAACCAATCAGATAAGAAAGAAGTTCCGCTATGCTAAGCTAATAAGTTTGAAAAatgtggaagaagaagaaggaggagatgagggtggccaagaagaagaacaagaggAAGAAACCATGTCAGATGAAATTTATCCTCCATCTTATCCAATATGTAGTATTCTACCTTCTTCCATCTACCATCAGGTAGTTTATGATCCATACCCTAATACCTGCTCCATCCTCTGA